GGGGCCGCAAAAAGAGTCGCCAATTGTCACTGTCTTCCCACACCCGATCGCCCGCCCAGCGCGACACAGATCCGGGAAAAATAGACAACACATTCACAGGCCCCACAAAACTCATCACAAAGGGCGAGGCCGGGTTGTCATAAATTTCCGCAGGCGTGCCCACTTGTTCAATTTTGCCTTGGTTCATCACCACGATTCGATCGGCAACTTCCATCGCCTCTTCTTGGTCGTGGGTCACAAAAACCGTGGTCACATTCATATTGCGATGCAGGTTATGCAGCCATGTTCGTAATTCCTTGCGCACCTTGGCATCCAAAGCACCGAACGGTTCATCCAGCAGCAAAATTTGGGGTTCCACGGACAGGGCCCGCGCCAAGGCCACACGCTGCCGTTGCCCGCCGGACAATTGCGCAGGATAGCGATTGCCATAGCCCGCTAGTTGGATCAAGTCCAACAATCGATTCACGCGCTCTTGAATTTCAGCCGGCGGAGTTTTGCGCAGCTCCAACGGAAAAGCAATATTTTGCCGAACGGTCATGTGCTTAAACAGCGCATAGTGCTGAAACACAAACCCAATTTTTCGCTCTTGGACGCTTTGATAGGTTGCGTCCCGCCCGATCAGTGAAATTGTCCCCGCATCAGTGGATTCCAGCCCCGCAATAATTCTGAGGAGTGTGGACTTTCCTGAGCCGGATGGCCCCAACAACGCAACCAAAGAACCCGATTGAATGTCTAGCGAAACATCATCAACTGCTCGAAAATCGCCATAGTACTTGGAGACATGCTCAACCGCGATTCCCATTTCTTTTGACTCCCAGCTTGTCTTTAACTACAGTTACCCGATCGGAATACTGTAATATACAGATAGCATATAGCCCATTCCTCTCAACCAGGCTGTTTTTTTAGCAAAATTTTCGCGCGATCGCTTTCAGTTGAACCCAACTTGATTCTCACAAAACCAAAAAAATGCGCCATTCACCAACCTGGAATGGCGCACTCGATTGTGCTATTCAATTACTGAAAATCAGCTATTTTTTGTTTTCTAGAGCTAATTTCAGAGTTGATTTCAGGGCTGATTGCAGATCTGAGCAGATCTAAATTAATGACCAATGGCCCAGCCTAGGCAGCGATCGACTCTTGATAGGGCACGAACAGGGCCTTCTTCGCGCCGCAAATTGGGCATTCCCAATCATCGGGAATGGCTTCAAAGGGAGTCCCCGGAGCAATGCCCGAGTCGGGATCGCCCTCAGCGGGGTCATAGATCATGGAGCACTGGCGGCAAATCCACTTGCTGCCCGCGGCCTTGTTTGCCGGAGCCACACCATCCAACCCGCGCAGGGCTTCGCTGTATTGGTCGGCGTGGTGATGTTCGATCGCGGTCAGCAGTCCAAAATTGCGGGCGGCCGTGCGGAAAATTCCCGCATGTTCCCGTGATTCATCGGCCTGTTCTTGGAATTCCCGCTCCGCTTCCCCATCCCGATCGACCCGGGCTTCGGCGGCAAAGTTGGGGTACATGGTCTGATACTCGTAGGTTTCACCCTCGATCGCCAGCTCCAAACAGCGGGCCGCGATCGCCTTCTTTTGTTCGTCGCTGAGGCTGGCCGGATCGTCCACCACCAACTCCGGATGCATCAGCCGAAAGTGGGCGAACGCATGTTCCGTTTCTTGGTTGGCCGTTTCCCGAAACAGCTTGGCTAAGTCGCCCAGGCCCAGCTTTTTCACCACTTCCGAGAAGAACAGATATTTCCGATTCGCCATCGATTCGCCAGCGA
This portion of the Limnothrix sp. FACHB-406 genome encodes:
- a CDS encoding sulfate/molybdate ABC transporter ATP-binding protein is translated as MGIAVEHVSKYYGDFRAVDDVSLDIQSGSLVALLGPSGSGKSTLLRIIAGLESTDAGTISLIGRDATYQSVQERKIGFVFQHYALFKHMTVRQNIAFPLELRKTPPAEIQERVNRLLDLIQLAGYGNRYPAQLSGGQRQRVALARALSVEPQILLLDEPFGALDAKVRKELRTWLHNLHRNMNVTTVFVTHDQEEAMEVADRIVVMNQGKIEQVGTPAEIYDNPASPFVMSFVGPVNVLSIFPGSVSRWAGDRVWEDSDNWRLFLRPHDVEIVTDPVDDKALPATVDRIMHLGWEVQVHLKLENGPSLTASVNRDHYHRLHIEREQQVYARPRSVRVFPLAT
- a CDS encoding rubrerythrin family protein codes for the protein MDLSNSNTAKNLADAFAGESMANRKYLFFSEVVKKLGLGDLAKLFRETANQETEHAFAHFRLMHPELVVDDPASLSDEQKKAIAARCLELAIEGETYEYQTMYPNFAAEARVDRDGEAEREFQEQADESREHAGIFRTAARNFGLLTAIEHHHADQYSEALRGLDGVAPANKAAGSKWICRQCSMIYDPAEGDPDSGIAPGTPFEAIPDDWECPICGAKKALFVPYQESIAA